A genomic region of Cannabis sativa cultivar Pink pepper isolate KNU-18-1 chromosome 1, ASM2916894v1, whole genome shotgun sequence contains the following coding sequences:
- the LOC115707706 gene encoding uncharacterized protein LOC115707706 isoform X3, with translation MATVSNQTVSPQKLQGDDKDNSNIFQLIRSQQKNLLRYVLLRRFVRLLTVFASIATPQSQTTTTNSTCFSFFGLWASQPVTVLVSLATVAVALTQEDASKKWRVEF, from the exons ATGGCTACGGTCTCGAATCAAACTGTTTCACCACAGAAACTTCAGGGCGATGATAAAGATAATAGCAATATCTTTCAGTTGATTCGCTCTCAACA GAAAAATTTGCTCCGTTACGTCCTGTTGAGGAGATTCGTACGGTTATTGACTGTATTTGCTTCGATCGCCACTCCTCAGTCTCAAACCACGACCACCAATTCAACCTGCTTTTCTTTT TTTGGTCTTTGGGCATCACAACCAGTGACTGTTTTAGTCTCTTTGGCCACTGTTGCAGTGGCTTTGACCCAAGAAGATGCTAGTAA
- the LOC115707706 gene encoding uncharacterized protein LOC115707706 isoform X4, with protein MATVSNQTVSPQKLQGDDKDNSNIFQLIRSQQKNLLRYVLLRRFVRLLTVFASIATPQSQTTTTNSTCFSFFGLWASQPVTVLVSLATVAVALTQEDAKIQMI; from the exons ATGGCTACGGTCTCGAATCAAACTGTTTCACCACAGAAACTTCAGGGCGATGATAAAGATAATAGCAATATCTTTCAGTTGATTCGCTCTCAACA GAAAAATTTGCTCCGTTACGTCCTGTTGAGGAGATTCGTACGGTTATTGACTGTATTTGCTTCGATCGCCACTCCTCAGTCTCAAACCACGACCACCAATTCAACCTGCTTTTCTTTT TTTGGTCTTTGGGCATCACAACCAGTGACTGTTTTAGTCTCTTTGGCCACTGTTGCAGTGGCTTTGACCCAAGAAGATGCTA